A stretch of the Aspergillus puulaauensis MK2 DNA, chromosome 6, nearly complete sequence genome encodes the following:
- a CDS encoding DUF4202 domain-containing protein (COG:S;~EggNog:ENOG410PN26;~InterPro:IPR025255;~PFAM:PF13875): MADPYQKTLTLIDAAHSADPKQVTPPQSQSPIPYELLYANKMTKYLSLRSPSASDALRLAVRAQHLRRWEVPRTDFPATKIGYHSWRSHLARRQAEIARGFCVEAGYEEPFAERVAALVRKEGLKSSGEDADVQVLEDVACLVFLEDQLEDFQSGYDEEKVIGILRRTWAKMSERGRELALGMELSGKSKELVGRALADDSAA; the protein is encoded by the coding sequence ATGGCAGACCCCTACCAAAAGACCCTCACCTTAATCGACGCCGCGCACTCCGCCGACCCTAAACAAGTCACCCCacctcaatctcaatcccCAATACCCTACGAACTTCTCTACGCCAACAAAATGACAAAATACCTGTCTCTGCGCTCCCCTTCCGCTTCCGACGCCCTCCGCCTCGCCGTGCGCGCCCAACACCTCCGTCGCTGGGAAGTCCCGCGCACCGACTTCCCGGCCACAAAGATCGGGTACCACAGCTGGCGCAGCCACCTCGCGCGGCGGCAGGCGGAAATTGCGCGTGGGTTCTGCGTTGAAGCCGGGTATGAAGAGCCCTTTGCGGAACGGGTTGCGGCGCTTGTGAGGAAGGAGGGGTTGAAGTCCAGCGGGGAAGATGCAGACGTGCAGGTTCTTGAGGATGTTGCTTGTCTTGTGTTTTTGGAGGACCAGCTAGAGGATTTCCAGAGTGGGTAtgacgaggagaaggttATTGGGATTTTGAGGAGGACTTGGGCCAAGATGAGtgagagggggagggaatTGGCTCTGGGGATGGAGTTGAGTGGGAAGAGTAAGGAGTTGGTTGGGCGGGCTCTTGCGGATGATTCTGCTGCTTGA
- a CDS encoding uncharacterized protein (COG:S;~EggNog:ENOG410PN5H;~InterPro:IPR013942;~PFAM:PF08633;~go_component: GO:0016592 - mediator complex [Evidence IEA];~go_function: GO:0003712 - transcription coregulator activity [Evidence IEA];~go_process: GO:0006357 - regulation of transcription by RNA polymerase II [Evidence IEA]), with protein sequence MSDRTPSAPLRTGPPSPSSPAPFTSLKDSLQPTITPDQIPQTPTSPPLMSVSAPNNASDFASMQALPNQATSQPASLSSPPSSAPMSTQTSQQPTAGITNSFPTPASSVDPDHTDKSFGTGISETGAPGPAGASVVPSQQSEHRRTDHDRNSESPQTGTGVRDFAQMGGSSQVPHGDAMELDTEPSAHTNSSWPSLESLQKEFSSAYHLCKSSHIATGPDPSVDLISLYGLGPVARSVARNDPVTGEKINRLRKSYEGKLKGLGLSGRNKPVKHDSSTPGGLRQMTMWPEEEWQNQKVFGKEIKVADMDSALHNLQMKAMKMEPGPVPNNDYWEDMLGHDKPTKSTSIGEAAKKPAAPQNSVRTGAQPNGTPITAESDRSRPSRGRKRNYDDNSFVGYGEGYADDDDESGFYSNSDGGGKKKRKKDHVSKIPAPPDRGGSYGVGMFGIGAR encoded by the exons ATGTCCGATCGCACCCCCTCGGCACCACTCCGTACAGGGCCCCCTTCACCGTCGTCTCCTGCTCCTTTCACATCTCTCAAAGACAGCTTACAACCGACTATTACGCCCGATCAGATTCCCCAGACGCCGACATCGCCTCCGTTGATGTCGGTAAGCGCTCCGAACAATGCCTCCGATTTCGCATCCATGCAAGCATTACCCAACCAGGCGACATCACAACCTGCTAGCCTCTCATCTCCGCCTTCCTCCGCACCCATGTCTACTCAGACCTCTCAGCAGCCAACAGCAGGCATAACAAACTCGTTTCCAACCCCAGCCAGCAGCGTCGACCCAGACCATACCGATAAGTCGTTTGGCACAGGGATATCAGAAACAGGAGCGCCTGGCCCGGCTGGTGCCAGTGTTGTGCCGAGTCAACAATCAGAACACAGGCGGACAGATCATGACAGGAATTCGGAATCCCCTCAGACAGGAACAGGGGTACGGGATTTTGCACAGATGGGCGGCTCTTCCCAAGTTCCCCATGGCGATGCCATGGAGCTTGACACAGAACCATCAGCACACACTAATTCCAGCTGGCCGAGCTTAGAATCCTTGCAGAAAGAATTCTCGTCCGCCTACCATCTTTGCAAAAGCT CCCATATTGCGACTGGACCAGACCCATCAGTCGACCTAATCTCGCTGTATGGTTTAGGACCTGTAGCAAGATCGGTTGCAAGAAATGACCCTGTCACGGGAGAGAAGATCAATCGGCTTCGGAAGTCATACGAGGGCAAGCTGAAAGGCTTAGGTCTATCTGGACGGAATAAACCGGTGAAGCACGACTCCTCAACTCCTGGTGGGCTCCGACAGATGACGATGTGGCCCGAAGAAGAGTGGCAAAACCAGAAAGTTTTTGGCAAGGAAATAAAGGTGGCAGATATGGATTCAGCGCTACACAACCTACAGATGAAAGCTATGAAAATGGAGCCTGGGCCTGTACCAAACAACGATTACTGGGAAGATATGCTAGGTCATGACAAGCCTACGAAGAGTACAAGCATAGGGGAAGCTGCGAAAAAGCCTGCTGCTCCCCAAAATTCCGTTCGAACTGGCGCCCAGCCGAATGGAACACCGATAACAGCAGAGTCAGACCGAAGTCGCCCGAGCCGGGGGCGCAAGAGGAATTACGATGACAATAGCTTTGTGGGATACGGCGAGGGTTAcgcggatgatgatgatgagagcGGGTTCTATTCGAACAGTGACGGGGGTGGGAAGAAAAAACGGAAGAAG GATCACGTCTCCAAAATTCCTGCGCCTCCGGACAGAGGGGGTAGCTATGGAGTCGGGATGTTCGGGATTGGTGCGAGGTGA
- a CDS encoding VIT1/CCC1 transporter family protein (COG:S;~EggNog:ENOG410PHKX;~InterPro:IPR008217;~PFAM:PF01988;~TransMembrane:3 (o220-243i250-269o289-311i);~go_function: GO:0005384 - manganese ion transmembrane transporter activity [Evidence IEA];~go_process: GO:0030026 - cellular manganese ion homeostasis [Evidence IEA]) yields the protein MALLFIKQKLFPERRVKSTQPNYRKPLLATEEEDDSATITNSSNGSMDQDIEGQRSRSYGSFRDSSPSPSNYDAESTGSGSARARIDPRIVSDAILGLSDGLTVPFALSAGLSALGNTKVVVLGGLAELAAGAISMGLGGYVGAKSEAESYQTTVRETEDLIDSSPSETQAIVYDIFSSHGVPEDAIAPINTSLHASPDRLREFLITFHHKESEPDCNQAWTSAITLALGYFIGGFIPLVPYFFVKHVIFALYCSIAVMAVTLFVFGYIKTGVVRGWQGSENIFAGIKGGIQMVVVGGVAAGAAIGLVRLINGES from the exons ATGGCCCTCTTATTTATCAAGCAAAAACTATTTCCAGAGAGACGTGTGAAATCCACGCAACCAAACTACA GGAAACCGTTGCTCGcgacagaggaagaagacgactcTGCTACCATCAcaaacagcagcaacggAAGCATGGATCAGGACATAGAAGGCCAACGATCTAGATCATATGGATCGTTCCGCGATTCTTCGCCATCACCCTCCAACTACGATGCTGAAAGCACTGGCAGCGGTAGCGCGCGGGCTCGTATCGATCCCCGTATCGTCTCGGATGCTATTTTAGGTCTTTCGGACGGTCTGACAGTCCCCTTCGCCTTGAGTGCTGGTCTCTCAGCGTTGGGAAACACAAAGGTTGTTGTGCTCGGTGGGCTAGCAGAGCTAGCGGCAGGCGCAATCTCTATGGGTTTAGGAGGATACGTTGGAGCGAAGAGTGAAGC AGAGTCCTACCAGACCACCGTCCGCGAAACCGAAGACCTCATCGACTCATCACCCTCTGAAACACAAGCCATAGTTTACGACATTTTCTCGTCGCACGGTGTCCCCGAGGATGCAATCGCCCCTATCAACACCTCCTTACACGCCTCCCCAGACCGACTCCGCGAATTCCTCATTACCTTCCACCACAAAGAATCTGAACCAGACTGCAACCAGGCCTGGACAAGCGCGATCACTCTAGCCCTAGGATACTTCATTGGCGGGTTCATCCCGCTTGTTCCGTATTTCTTTGTCAAGCATGTGATCTTCGCGCTGTACTGCAGCATTGCGGTTATGGCTGTCACGTTGTTCGTTTTTGGCTATATCAAGACGGGCGTTGTACGAGGTTGGCAGGGCAGTGAGAATATCTTTGCTGGAATCAAAGGAGGAATCCAGATGGTTGTCGTTGGAGGTGTCGCTGCTGGCGCGGCAATTGGACTGGTGCGGTTGATAAACGGAGAGTCATAA